In Nitratiruptor sp. YY09-18, a single window of DNA contains:
- a CDS encoding Uma2 family endonuclease, producing MTARYIPEYTYEDYKQWEGDWELIDGVPIAMVPSPVSEHQLLLAQLAKEFVDALEECDECFVLVEEDWKIDEKNVVRPDISVVCGELTDFIQKAPFIVVEIVSPSSATRDEDIKFAMYAEEVEYYILMYSKDYKAKVYKLEDGKYKKIGDFLSEKVKLERKCDVEIDFANVFRKLKRLKNAVR from the coding sequence ATGACTGCTCGCTATATTCCAGAATATACCTACGAAGACTATAAGCAGTGGGAGGGGGATTGGGAGCTTATTGATGGAGTGCCAATTGCAATGGTTCCAAGTCCTGTGAGTGAGCATCAGTTGCTTTTAGCTCAATTAGCAAAAGAGTTTGTTGACGCACTTGAAGAGTGTGATGAGTGCTTTGTATTAGTAGAAGAGGACTGGAAAATAGATGAGAAAAATGTAGTGCGTCCAGATATTAGCGTAGTATGTGGGGAACTTACCGATTTTATTCAAAAGGCTCCTTTTATTGTAGTTGAAATAGTAAGTCCATCAAGCGCTACAAGAGATGAGGATATAAAATTTGCCATGTATGCTGAGGAGGTAGAGTATTATATCCTCATGTATTCAAAGGATTATAAAGCAAAAGTTTATAAGCTTGAAGATGGAAAGTACAAAAAAATTGGCGATTTTTTGAGTGAAAAGGTAAAGCTTGAAAGAAAATGCGATGTAGAGATTGATTTTGCCAATGTCTTTAGAAAACTCAAAAGACTCAAAAATGCAGTGCGCTGA